A stretch of Lathyrus oleraceus cultivar Zhongwan6 chromosome 6, CAAS_Psat_ZW6_1.0, whole genome shotgun sequence DNA encodes these proteins:
- the LOC127096865 gene encoding uncharacterized protein LOC127096865 produces MFNTNLISFSILNFHGLISSHALKSVFTIMAFAFILKGNLFILNLTSIAIFCCYLVAAEGDLEGGQNIVKALSCFENKLIYAGCDAAYRLNPSGNIKVPPEATDFFCSGPCLAETQLMLDCIDNILSSFIFNNKASLQQMRYALNAGCSYSRQRGNFNLEDYIGGEINTAPGVSILIKCYIFIVAAVLVYLM; encoded by the exons ATGTTCAATACCAACCTCATCTCATTTTCGATATTAAACTTTCATGGTTTGATCTCCTCCCATGCACTCAAATCTGTCTTCACAATAATGGCATTTGCATTCATCCTAAAGGGAAATTTGTTCATCCTTAATTTAACTTCCATTGCAATATTTTGCTGCTACTTAG TGGCTGCAGAGGGTGATCTTGAAGGAGGGCAAAACATAGTAAAGGCTTTATCATGCTTTGAAAATAAGCTT ATTTATGCTGGTTGTGATGCTGCATATAGATTAAATCCATCTGGGAATATTAAGGTACCACCAGAGGCTACTGATTTTTTCTGTAGCGGACCATGTCTCGCAGAAACACAGCTAATGCTGGATTGCATTGACAACATACTTTCTAGTTTCATATTCAACAACAAAGCATCATTACAACAAATGAGATATGCACTCAACGCTGGCTGCAGCTACTCTAGACAACGAG GGAACTTCAATTTGGAAGACTACATTGGAGGAGAGATAAACACGGCTCCGGGTGTGTCTATTTTGATTAAATGCTATATCTTTATCGTTGCAGCGGTACTGGTTTATTTAATGTGA
- the LOC127096864 gene encoding pentatricopeptide repeat-containing protein At1g09190, with protein sequence MNKGLQKIERKILHLLHNTKTQTHLPQIHAHFLRHGLHQSNQILSHFVTVCASLQQTPYATLIFNRTHNPNILLFNSIIKAHSSSPPFHHSFHFFSLMKTTHTISPDNFTFPPLLKATSNLRHYKLGQSLHAHVTSLGFYPHSPVQIGLLELYSTCGKMEDANKVFDEMPHRDVVVWNLMIHGFCKFGNLEMGLKLFKEMNQRSVVSWNLMISCLAQSEKDEKALELFCQMLEQGFEPDDATLVTVLPVCARLGNVDVGKWIHSYADEKGLLREVISVGNSLVDFYCKCGNLEAAWNVFNAITNKNVVSWNAMISGLAYNGKGELGVDLFEEMVKEGVTPSDSTFVGVLACCVHAGLVDKGRELFNSMTAKFKLSPKLEHYGCVVDLLGRCGHVKEAYNLIRTMPLMPNAALWGALLSACRSYGDREVAEIAAKELVHLEPKNSGNYVLLSNVYAEEGNWDEVEKVRVSMRGGGIKKVPGQSATG encoded by the coding sequence ATGAATAAAGGTTTGCAAAAGATAGAGCGCAAAATTCTGCATCTCCTTCATAACACCAAAACCCAAACTCATCTCCCACAAATCCACGCCCACTTCCTCCGCCATGGCCTCCACCAATCCAACCAAATCCTCTCCCATTTCGTCACCGTCTGCGCCTCTCTTCAACAAACCCCTTACGCCACTCTCATCTTCAACCGTACCCATAACCCCAACATTCTCCTCTTCAACTCCATCATCAAAGCCCATTCTTCATCCCCTCCTTTCCATCATTCCTTCCACTTTTTCTCCCTTATGAAAACAACCCACACCATTTCCCCTGATAATTTCACTTTCCCGCCTTTACTCAAAGCCACTTCCAATCTCCGTCACTATAAACTTGGTCAGTCCCTTCACGCCCATGTCACTTCACTTGGGTTTTATCCTCATAGTCCCGTTCAAATCGGGTTGCTTGAGCTTTACTCCACTTGTGGGAAAATGGAAGATGCTAACAAGGTGTTTGATGAAATGCCTCACAGAGACGTTGTTGTTTGGAACTTGATGATTCATGGGTTTTGCAAGTTTGGCAATTTGGAAATGGGTTTGAAACTATTTAAAGAGATGAACCAACGTAGTGTTGTGTCTTGGAACCTCATGATTTCTTGTTTAGCGCAGAGTGAGAAAGACGAGAAAGCTCTTGAGCTTTTTTGTCAAATGTTGGAGCAGGGTTTTGAACCGGACGATGCAACATTGGTCACGGTATTACCCGTTTGTGCTCGCCTAGGAAATGTTGATGTTGGTAAATGGATTCACTCCTATGCAGATGAAAAGGGACTGCTGAGAGAAGTTATTTCCGTGGGAAATTCTCTTGTGGATTTCTATTGTAAATGTGGTAACTTAGAAGCTGCATGGAATGTTTTCAATGCAATTACtaataaaaatgttgtttcttGGAATGCAATGATATCTGGTTTGGCTTATAATGGAAAGGGTGAACTTGGTGTTGACTTGTTTGAAGAGATGGTGAAAGAAGGGGTAACCCCTTCTGATTCTACTTTTGTTGGTGTTTTGGCATGTTGTGTTCATGCTGGTTTAGTCGATAAAGGAAGAGAACTTTTTAATTCTATGACTGCGAAGTTTAAGCTTTCGCCAAAACTGGAGCATTATGGATGTGTTGTTGATTTACTTGGACGTTGTGGGCATGTCAAGGAAGCTTATAACTTGATTAGAACTATGCCCTTGATGCCAAATGCTGCCTTATGGGGTGCTTTGCTTAGCGCTTGTCGCAGTTATGGTGATAGGGAAGTTGCTGAAATTGCAGCTAAAGAGCTTGTTCATCTTGAACCTAAGAATTCTGGAAACTATGTGTTGTTGTCGAATGTTTATGCAGAAGAAGGGAATTGGGATGAAGTTGAGAAAGTTAGAGTGTCGATGCGGGGAGGTGGCATCAAGAAAGTTCCAGGGCAGAGTGCAACAGGATAG